One segment of Candidatus Nitrospira nitrosa DNA contains the following:
- a CDS encoding GspH/FimT family pseudopilin, with the protein MTEEGKTVTELLVVVGIVAIVAGMALPNFMHLNSRTQVRCAAEEIASELRLAKQLALTNHDRVRVLIDLDQRELVTQFVNTGLTHHVYRYSDKQLVIEEPSAGSEILFHPSGRSATATTIHLHGQAGSSQKLTVSITGRVSIL; encoded by the coding sequence ATGACGGAAGAAGGAAAGACGGTCACAGAACTCCTGGTCGTGGTCGGCATTGTCGCTATCGTGGCGGGTATGGCGCTACCAAACTTCATGCATCTCAACTCCCGGACCCAGGTTCGCTGTGCAGCCGAAGAGATCGCATCGGAACTCCGTCTTGCCAAGCAACTGGCCCTTACGAACCACGACCGTGTGCGGGTGCTCATCGACCTAGACCAGCGAGAACTAGTCACACAGTTTGTCAACACTGGGCTCACGCATCACGTCTATCGTTACAGCGACAAGCAACTTGTGATCGAAGAGCCGAGTGCAGGGTCGGAGATCCTGTTTCACCCGAGTGGACGGTCTGCAACGGCCACGACGATCCATCTCCATGGCCAAGCGGGTTCGAGTCAGAAGCTTACCGTGAGTATCACAGGTCGAGTATCCATTCTATGA